One Hippea jasoniae genomic window, AAACTTTTCTCCCTGTTTCTTGCTCTATCTCCTCTAAAGCATCCAAATTCCAGGGATTTAAAACAAGAGGTTTTTCGCATATTGCGTTTATTCCACTTCTCAATGCCCATCTTATATGAGCATCATGAAGGTAATTTGGGGAACAGATAGATGCAAAATCTACCTTATTTCCTCTTCTTCTTAGCTTATCAACATGCCTATCAAACCTTTCAAATTCTGTAAAAAAATGGGCTTCTGGAAAGTATGAATCTATAATGCCTACACTGTCGTTTGGATCAACTGCTGCAAGCAGATTATTACCGGTATCTTTAATTGCCTTCATATGTCTTGGTGCGATATAACCTGCTGCACCTATTAGGACAAAGTTTTTCATAAAACCTCCTGAGTTAGCGTTAAGCGTTAAGTATTAAGTGTTAAGCGCTAAGCGTTAAAAGTTGAGATTAAATTTTTGGCGTTTAACTTAACTCTTAGAGCTTAGAACTTTTATATAATTGTTTTTTAGACCTGTCAGCATTTTTAAAATTTCATTTAATTCTTTAATCTATTTTAAACCCAACTGCTTTTCTATATAATTAATTTCTATTCCAATATATATCTGCGTTATTAATTCTGCGCAAGAACCTTTAGCGATTTCGATAAATCTAATCTTTTCTTTGTCGGACTCTTTTTCCATTCCTTCTGCAATATTAGAAGCTATTGACAAACTGCTTCTTGTTATCTGATCCTTAAAGCCAAAATCTTTCAGGTCTTTGAAATATTTGTATATTTCAATAGAAAGCCTACAGCCTTTTTTCCAAACATCCAAATTTTCACATTTCATGATTACGTTTTCCCCTTTTAAAACTTAGTCCTTGATACTTAGCGCTTAATGCTGAATTGATTCTCCAACAGCTCATCTTCTGGCACATCTCTAAAGTATTTTGCAGGTAAGCCTGCATAGATCTTTTTGGGTTGAGTGTCTTTTGTAAGAAGGCTTCCAGCGGCAACCACGCTGTCTTCAGCTATAGTCTTGTTTGGCAATATAACCGCACCAACACCTATTCTTCCACCTTTTTGAATTTTAACCCCACCAAATTCTTTAAACCTTTTTTGACTTCTGCCTAAATAATTGTCGTTAGATGTTAAAACACCTGGAGCTATAAAGCAGTAATCCTCAACTTCAGAGTAGGCTGTGATATATACATTTGTTTCAAGTTTGCATCGTTTGCCAATGGTGCAGAAGTTTTCTATTGCAACGCCTCTTCCAACAATCGTGTATTCGCCTATCTCAACATTTTCCCTAATGGTAGATAGATCTGCTACAAGCACATTCTTATTTATCTTGCAACCAGCATAAATCACAACTGATGTGCCTATCAAGCAATTATCCGCAATCATTGCTGGTGGTAGTTGCTGTTTTTTTGTTGTTGCACTAATGGGTGATTTCATTGGTTGCTTGCCAATAACGGTATTATCATCAATTCTGACATTATCACCAATAATTGTACCCTCATGAATAACAACATTATTGTCTATCTGGCAATTCTTGCCTATCTTTACATCCCTACCTATAACGGTAAAATAACCAATCTGTGTATTTTCACCTATCACACTTGATGGGTCAATAACGCATCTTTCAAATTTCTCCATAAAAAGATCCTTTCTTGTTAGGTTTATTAAAAACTTTTCTAAATTCAAAACCTGAACGCAAGTATAAATATCAAAAGATATCATGTCAAGGGAATTTAAAATCCATGCTCTAAAAAACACCAAGAATCTTCAAAAAAGCCCCCAAAACGCCAAGAACCGATATCATTATTGAGATTGAAAACATTTTCAATGTAAAATTCCTATGCTCAATATCCCTTTTATCAAGTTTATCTGATAACCTATCTATCGAAGCTATTATCTGGTCAAATCTTTTATTTACTTCATCAAATCTTTTATCAACTTGTTCAAACCGTGAGTTCATGTCATTTTTTAATTCATCAATTCTTTTATCTACCTGCTCAAACCTTGAGTTCATATCGCTTTTTAACTCATCAATTCTGTTATCTACTTGTTTGAATCTTTTATCTACCTGTTCAAACCTCGAGTTCATATCGCTTTTTAGCTCATCAATTCTGCTATCTACCTGCTCAAACCTTTTATCTACCTGTGCAAATCTATAATCCACATCCTTTTTAAATTCTTTTAAATCATCTCTAAATAACTCCTGATTTCTTCTTAACTCATCAATTTGAACCTGCAAGTAATCAAACTTTGCATCAAAGTATTTTGTGCTTGGGAATATACCTGCAAACAAAGCATATATCTCTGAAGGCAACTTATCTTTTATCTCATCTTTTTGATTATTCACATTCTTACTCATAATTTCACCTCATTTGCTTTTATAAAAACAATAATTCATTTTTTATCATGTGTCAACAGCTCAAGCATACGCCAAGACTTCCTCTTTTACCATATGAAGACGAATTACTTTTGGTATTTCAGATTTTTCATCAAAATAGCAAGAAATAGCATCTTTGATATTCTTTTTCAACTCTTCCATTGTATCGCCTTGTGTAAAAATAGGAAATCCTAAAGCTTTAGCATTAAATCCAATCTCGGGGTCTTCTTCAACAATAAATATTGTCTCTTTATACATAGCATCCTCCACTTTTTTATTCAAAATATATTTAATCATCCTCGATATCGTTTTAGCATTTACCATTAATCATCATTTAGCAGACTTTCATATTCAGCCATCTTGCGCTTAACAAATTCCCTTGTTATCCTTGCCTTCTCCTTAATACCCTCTGGTGTTAAGATATATCTGTATTGCCATTTGTTGTTTGAATTCAAAAATCGTTCGGTTTTTATAATGCCCTTCTTTGCAAGCTCTTTGACTACATAATTGACTTTGCCCACAGACACACCTATGGCTTTTGACAAACTCCTCTGAGATTGCTCGGGGTTTTTCTTTATAGCGCTTAGCAGTTTTACAACTATCTCGTTTTGCTCCATATTCCCCCCCTTTAAATATTTGCGTTCATACGCTAAACAATAATAAGCAAAAAACCTGTAAATAGTCAATAGTAGGCTGCCTCGTTCCTTCTTTTGTAATTATCAAATCAACACTTAAGCTTTTCAAAAAATAACGGATTATTGTTTTTAAAATAAGGTTAATCAATAATTCTCCTTCTTTTTTGATAGGTCAGCTCTTTTGCCAAAAATATATACCCTCACACCATCTCCAAAAATCTCAATGGCGTTGCGTTTTTTTGCATCTATCTCACTTTTAGAAAGCCTGAGCTTTTTCACCTTAGTTTCTTCTCCCACTCATAGGCAGTTTTGCAGATAAATTCGATATCGCCATACTCTGGCTTAAAGCCCATTTCTGTTTTTATTTTAGTGCTATCTGCTATCAAAACTGCAGGATCGCCTAATCTGCGTTCTGTCACTTCCACCCTAAAATCCACACCACTAACCCTTTTCATTGTCTCGATCACCTCTTTTACGCTCAGCCCTTTGGAGTATCCCACATTAAATATATCGCTTTTGTTGGTTTTGAGATATTCAAGTGCGTTGATATGGGCTTTGGCAAGGTCCATTACATGTATGTAGTCTCTGATGCAGGTTCCATCCTTTGTAGGATAATCATCTCCAAAAATATACATCTTCTCCCTTTTGCCACATGCACATTCACTTGCCACCTTTATCAAATGCGTTGCGTTCTTTGTTTTTTGACCAATCATTAAATCCGGGCTTGCCCCTGCTACATTAAAATACCTCAAGATAACATATTTAAAGTCAGGGTTGGCTTTTGCTGCATCTATAATAATCCTTTCGCTAAAAAGTTTGCTTGCCCCATACGGATTTATAGGGTTTGTCTTAAAATCCTCTTTAATACCACCATCTATTTCTGTAATATCGGGTTCACCATAAACAGCTGCAGTTGATGAAAATATAAAAAACTTCACGCCAAACTCATTTGCAAGTTTTACTAAATGTGCAGTATTAGCCGTGTTGTTTAAGTAATATTTAAGCGGATTTTCAACACTTTCTGGCACAACTATGCTTGCTGCAAAATGTATGATAGCATCAAAATGTTTGGCTTTAAAAATCCCTCTTATCTCGTCCCAGTTGCCCAAATCTGCCTCAATAAAATCAAAATCCCTGATATGTTTAAGTGTATCGATTGTATCTTTAAAACCCGTTGATAGATTATCGATTACCGTTATAGAAAAATCGCTTTGTTCAAGCAAAAGCTTTAACAGATGCGAGCCAATGTATCCTGCAGCTCCTGTTATTAAAACACTTTCCATCTTTAAACTCCTTGTTTTTAAAGATTATAACAAAATTAATAGTTTTTCCAAAACCTAAATAGATATTTATAGACAGCAACAAATTAATAGTGTATACTATGTAATAATGAGCAATAATTAAAAACAATGGGAGGTGTTTTATGAAAAAAGTTACAGTGGCTTTTGGGGTTCTTTTTTTGTTAATCTTATCTTCAAACAGCTATGCAAAAGCAGATTTTATTATCTCAAACATCTATCTAAAGGAAATAGGTAACAACAAATGTAGACCGGTTATAGTTTTAAAAAATATCGGTCCCTCACTGCCCTCAAAATACAAAAAAACATATTTAGGTATCCAGCTTAACGGTGATGTGATCGGAGGATATACAACCCATCTTGGAAACCTTATACACC contains:
- a CDS encoding N-acetyltransferase, which encodes MEKFERCVIDPSSVIGENTQIGYFTVIGRDVKIGKNCQIDNNVVIHEGTIIGDNVRIDDNTVIGKQPMKSPISATTKKQQLPPAMIADNCLIGTSVVIYAGCKINKNVLVADLSTIRENVEIGEYTIVGRGVAIENFCTIGKRCKLETNVYITAYSEVEDYCFIAPGVLTSNDNYLGRSQKRFKEFGGVKIQKGGRIGVGAVILPNKTIAEDSVVAAGSLLTKDTQPKKIYAGLPAKYFRDVPEDELLENQFSIKR
- a CDS encoding type II toxin-antitoxin system HicB family antitoxin, which translates into the protein MYKETIFIVEEDPEIGFNAKALGFPIFTQGDTMEELKKNIKDAISCYFDEKSEIPKVIRLHMVKEEVLAYA
- a CDS encoding MarR family EPS-associated transcriptional regulator; amino-acid sequence: MEQNEIVVKLLSAIKKNPEQSQRSLSKAIGVSVGKVNYVVKELAKKGIIKTERFLNSNNKWQYRYILTPEGIKEKARITREFVKRKMAEYESLLNDD
- a CDS encoding coiled-coil domain-containing protein, whose translation is MSKNVNNQKDEIKDKLPSEIYALFAGIFPSTKYFDAKFDYLQVQIDELRRNQELFRDDLKEFKKDVDYRFAQVDKRFEQVDSRIDELKSDMNSRFEQVDKRFKQVDNRIDELKSDMNSRFEQVDKRIDELKNDMNSRFEQVDKRFDEVNKRFDQIIASIDRLSDKLDKRDIEHRNFTLKMFSISIMISVLGVLGAFLKILGVF
- the galE gene encoding UDP-glucose 4-epimerase GalE, with amino-acid sequence MESVLITGAAGYIGSHLLKLLLEQSDFSITVIDNLSTGFKDTIDTLKHIRDFDFIEADLGNWDEIRGIFKAKHFDAIIHFAASIVVPESVENPLKYYLNNTANTAHLVKLANEFGVKFFIFSSTAAVYGEPDITEIDGGIKEDFKTNPINPYGASKLFSERIIIDAAKANPDFKYVILRYFNVAGASPDLMIGQKTKNATHLIKVASECACGKREKMYIFGDDYPTKDGTCIRDYIHVMDLAKAHINALEYLKTNKSDIFNVGYSKGLSVKEVIETMKRVSGVDFRVEVTERRLGDPAVLIADSTKIKTEMGFKPEYGDIEFICKTAYEWEKKLR